In one window of Thermodesulfobacteriota bacterium DNA:
- the hemB gene encoding porphobilinogen synthase, translating to MLFPDYRPRRLRQNESFRRMIRETALAVDDLILPLFVTGGKNVKNAIPSMPGHYQLSIDNLVVEARQTAELGIPAIMIFGVPDHKDALGTGAYAKDGIVQKAVREVKNKVPEMLVITDVCLCQYTDHGHCGVVENGRVDNDASLDLIAKAALSHAKAGADMVAPSDMMDGRVAEIRNALDDNGFDQVPIMSYAVKYCSSFYGPFRQAADSAPKSGDRKTYQMDPANVREAIREASMDVEEGADIIMVKPALPYLDVITRVRDEIDLPVAAYNVSGEYAMIKAAEQLGWLDGEKAMMESLLSIKRAGADMILTYFAKTAAAILVAKGR from the coding sequence ATGCTTTTCCCCGACTACCGCCCCAGGCGGTTAAGACAGAACGAGTCCTTCCGCCGCATGATCCGCGAGACCGCCCTGGCCGTGGACGACCTCATCCTGCCGCTGTTTGTGACCGGCGGCAAAAACGTCAAGAACGCCATTCCTTCCATGCCCGGTCATTATCAGCTCTCCATTGACAACCTGGTGGTCGAGGCCAGGCAGACCGCCGAACTGGGCATACCGGCCATCATGATCTTCGGTGTTCCCGACCACAAGGACGCTCTCGGCACCGGTGCCTATGCCAAGGACGGCATCGTCCAGAAAGCGGTCCGGGAAGTGAAAAACAAGGTCCCGGAAATGCTGGTCATCACCGATGTCTGCCTGTGTCAGTACACGGACCACGGCCATTGCGGCGTGGTGGAAAACGGCCGGGTCGACAATGACGCCAGCCTGGATCTGATCGCCAAAGCGGCCCTGTCCCACGCCAAGGCCGGCGCCGACATGGTGGCCCCGTCCGATATGATGGACGGGCGGGTGGCGGAGATCCGCAACGCTCTTGACGACAACGGCTTTGACCAGGTTCCCATCATGTCCTACGCCGTCAAGTACTGTTCCTCCTTTTACGGCCCCTTCCGCCAGGCGGCCGATTCGGCCCCGAAATCCGGGGACCGCAAGACCTACCAGATGGACCCGGCCAATGTCCGGGAGGCCATCCGGGAGGCCTCCATGGACGTGGAGGAGGGGGCGGACATCATCATGGTCAAGCCCGCCCTGCCCTACCTGGACGTCATCACCCGGGTGCGCGATGAGATCGATCTGCCGGTGGCCGCCTACAACGTCAGCGGCGAGTACGCCATGATCAAGGCCGCCGAACAGCTGGGCTGGCTGGACGGCGAAAAGGCCATGATGGAATCGCTCCTGTCCATCAAGCGCGCCGGCGCCGACATGATCCTGACCTATTTTGCCAAAACGGCCGCCGCCATCCTGGTGGCCAAGGGCCGGTAG
- the ahbC gene encoding 12,18-didecarboxysiroheme deacetylase, translated as MIGISKLYCGTAEPSDALRYGRRSEDLPSHLLQFSMDKKPVVVWNITRRCNLKCRHCYAHATTRPDENELTTAEGRRLIDDLAAFKAPVLLFSGGEPLMREDLPELAAYAIGKGMRAVISTNGTLIDREKAAVLKEIGLSYVGISLDGGPAVNDEFRGVTGAFDDAMKGIENCRQAGIKVGLRFTINKFNATEIAEMFDLVEQHDIPRICFYHLVYAGRGSSMIASDLSLTETRRAVDLILDRTRDLHDRGKPKEVLTVDNHADGPYIYLRLLREDPARAAEVLDLLKMNEGNSSGRGIGCVGWDGEVYADQFWRHYSFGNVRRRPFSEIWSDTSEPLMGKLKEKAKHVQGRCARCRWLDVCAGNFRVRAEAFSGDLWAPDPACYLTDEEIGLK; from the coding sequence ATGATCGGCATTTCCAAACTCTACTGCGGTACCGCCGAACCGTCCGACGCGCTCCGTTACGGCCGGCGTTCCGAAGACCTGCCCTCGCACCTGCTGCAGTTTTCCATGGACAAGAAACCCGTGGTCGTCTGGAATATCACCCGTCGCTGCAACCTCAAGTGCCGGCACTGTTACGCCCATGCCACCACTCGGCCCGACGAGAACGAACTGACCACGGCGGAAGGCCGGCGCCTGATCGACGATCTGGCGGCCTTCAAGGCACCGGTGCTGCTCTTCTCCGGCGGCGAACCCCTCATGCGGGAAGACCTGCCGGAACTGGCGGCCTACGCCATCGGTAAGGGCATGCGGGCCGTCATCTCCACCAACGGCACCCTCATCGACCGGGAGAAAGCCGCCGTACTCAAGGAAATCGGACTGTCCTACGTGGGCATCAGCCTGGACGGCGGGCCAGCGGTCAACGATGAGTTCCGCGGCGTGACCGGGGCCTTCGACGACGCCATGAAGGGTATTGAAAACTGCCGGCAGGCGGGCATCAAGGTCGGCCTGCGGTTTACCATCAACAAATTCAACGCGACCGAAATCGCCGAAATGTTCGATCTGGTGGAGCAGCACGACATTCCCCGGATCTGTTTCTATCACCTGGTTTACGCCGGCCGCGGTTCGTCCATGATCGCCAGCGACCTTTCCCTGACGGAAACCCGCCGGGCCGTGGACCTGATCCTGGACCGGACCCGGGACCTGCATGACCGGGGCAAGCCCAAGGAAGTCCTGACCGTTGACAATCACGCCGACGGCCCGTATATCTATCTGCGGCTGCTCCGGGAAGATCCGGCCCGGGCCGCCGAGGTCCTGGACCTGCTGAAAATGAACGAAGGCAACAGCTCCGGCCGGGGGATCGGCTGCGTCGGCTGGGACGGTGAAGTCTACGCCGACCAGTTCTGGCGGCATTACAGCTTCGGCAATGTCCGCCGGCGGCCGTTTTCCGAGATCTGGAGCGACACCAGCGAACCGCTCATGGGCAAACTCAAAGAAAAGGCCAAACATGTCCAGGGCCGCTGCGCGCGATGCCGCTGGCTGGATGTCTGCGCCGGAAATTTCCGGGTCCGCGCCGAAGCCTTTTCCGGAGACCTGTGGGCGCCGGACCCGGCCTGTTACCTGACCGATGAGGAAATCGGATTAAAATAA
- the ahbD gene encoding heme b synthase: protein MSPHPGHIAEKPGAAELRLVAWETTRNCNLSCLHCRASAGRGAAFTGELDTDASLRLVDQIAETGSPIVILTGGEPLLREDIFTIARHGTDRGLRMVMAPNGTLITGENARRMADAGIRRISISIDGATAQSHDAFRGVPGAYDGALGGARLAAEAGIEFQLNTTITSRNLDEIPRIMELAETIGAVAHHIFLLVPTGRGREMAEQAISAADYENTLNWFYDRTKTTALQLKATCAPQYYRILRQRTRQEGVSLSFQTHGLDAVTRGCLGGTAFCFISHVGIVQPCGFLELNCGDVTRDAFGDIWRHSEIFLKLRDFSNLEGKCGRCEFKNVCGGCRARAFEATGDFLAEEPLCAYQPARAV from the coding sequence ATGTCTCCCCATCCGGGCCATATCGCGGAAAAACCGGGGGCGGCCGAGCTGAGGCTGGTCGCCTGGGAAACGACCCGCAACTGCAACCTGTCCTGTCTGCACTGCCGGGCCTCCGCCGGCAGAGGCGCGGCTTTTACCGGCGAGCTGGATACGGATGCCAGCCTGAGGCTGGTGGACCAGATCGCGGAAACCGGGTCTCCCATCGTCATCCTGACCGGCGGTGAGCCCCTGCTGCGGGAAGATATTTTCACCATCGCCCGGCATGGAACCGACCGGGGGCTGCGCATGGTCATGGCCCCCAACGGCACCCTCATCACCGGAGAAAACGCCCGCCGCATGGCCGACGCGGGCATCCGACGAATCAGCATCAGCATCGACGGCGCCACCGCCCAAAGCCATGACGCCTTCCGGGGCGTGCCCGGCGCCTATGACGGCGCCCTGGGCGGCGCCCGGCTGGCCGCTGAAGCCGGAATCGAATTTCAGTTAAACACCACCATCACCAGCCGCAACCTGGACGAAATCCCGCGCATCATGGAACTGGCGGAAACGATCGGGGCCGTGGCCCACCACATCTTTCTGCTGGTTCCCACGGGACGGGGACGGGAAATGGCCGAGCAGGCCATTTCCGCGGCCGACTATGAAAACACCCTGAACTGGTTTTACGACCGCACCAAAACCACCGCTCTCCAGTTGAAAGCCACCTGCGCCCCCCAGTATTACCGGATCCTGCGCCAGCGGACCCGGCAGGAAGGCGTCTCCCTGTCCTTCCAGACCCACGGCCTGGACGCCGTCACCCGGGGCTGCCTGGGGGGTACCGCCTTCTGCTTCATCTCCCATGTCGGCATTGTCCAGCCCTGCGGCTTTCTGGAACTCAACTGCGGCGACGTCACCCGGGACGCCTTTGGAGACATCTGGCGCCATTCGGAGATCTTCCTCAAACTTCGCGACTTTTCCAATCTCGAAGGCAAGTGCGGCCGCTGCGAGTTCAAGAACGTCTGCGGCGGATGCCGGGCCAGGGCGTTTGAGGCCACCGGCGACTTTCTGGCGGAAGAGCCCCTCTGCGCCTACCAGCCCGCCCGGGCAGTCTGA
- a CDS encoding AAA family ATPase, which yields MTIKKENIPDPKKIEKEIGEFLQQKYGDNVKLITPVVVPDPDREDGDGPKARPVSERINFDLKPEELVAYLDQFIIKQDKAKKILATKICTHFNRIRNQHRWSGTGKIVGAIKNNVLMMGPTGVGKTYMIRLIAQKIGVPFVKGDATKFSETGYVGGDVEDLVRDLVREAGNDIELAQHGIIYIDEIDKIASSRNLIGPDVSRTGVQRALLTLMEETEVEMKVAHDPVSIMQEVEAFRKTGKREKRVVNTKNILFIMSGSFGGLQEIINKRLSRQAIGFSAKLADAAEDPYAAVQHVRSEDLTEFGFETEFVGRLPVRAIFENLTEKDLLDILKNPSNPVVLNKRMDFAAYDIDILFDDNAMRLLAQHACEEKTGARGLVNAVEKALLPFENRLPSKRIRYLPVTEAVVASPDQELARVLEADPQELKNRYESIRRQEKEALAIHIRDKCCAQAERHRFPLTPGRIDIIAEFYLNNITDIENAFDAVRAYFDEAGRIEDYFQNRLDLAIILTDDAIEYIVRQHVQGAFAGFEQVCEKMTADFRDGFRLLADKAGQDVITVNQQALMFPESWLNAAIKKAFGVHNSGSGPQPE from the coding sequence ATGACAATAAAAAAGGAAAATATTCCCGATCCTAAAAAAATCGAGAAGGAAATCGGCGAGTTTCTGCAGCAGAAGTACGGCGACAACGTCAAACTGATCACCCCGGTGGTGGTTCCGGATCCCGACCGGGAAGACGGCGACGGCCCGAAAGCGCGACCTGTTTCCGAGCGCATCAATTTCGACCTGAAACCAGAGGAACTGGTCGCCTACCTGGATCAGTTCATCATCAAGCAGGACAAGGCCAAAAAGATCCTGGCCACCAAGATCTGCACCCATTTCAACCGCATCCGGAACCAGCACCGCTGGAGCGGAACAGGCAAGATCGTGGGCGCCATCAAGAACAACGTGCTCATGATGGGCCCCACCGGCGTGGGCAAGACCTACATGATCCGGCTGATCGCCCAGAAAATCGGCGTTCCCTTCGTCAAGGGTGACGCCACCAAGTTCAGCGAAACCGGCTATGTCGGCGGTGATGTGGAAGACCTGGTGCGGGATCTGGTCCGGGAGGCCGGCAACGATATCGAACTGGCCCAGCACGGCATCATTTATATCGATGAAATCGACAAAATCGCCTCCAGCCGCAACCTGATCGGTCCTGATGTTTCCCGGACGGGTGTCCAGCGGGCCTTGCTGACGCTCATGGAGGAGACCGAAGTGGAGATGAAAGTCGCCCACGATCCGGTTTCCATCATGCAGGAGGTGGAGGCGTTCCGCAAAACCGGCAAACGTGAAAAACGCGTCGTTAACACTAAAAATATCCTCTTTATCATGAGCGGCTCCTTTGGCGGCCTGCAGGAGATCATCAACAAGCGCCTTTCCCGGCAGGCCATCGGTTTCTCCGCGAAACTGGCCGATGCCGCCGAAGACCCCTACGCCGCCGTTCAACACGTCCGGTCGGAGGACCTGACGGAATTCGGCTTTGAGACCGAGTTCGTCGGCCGGCTGCCGGTCCGGGCGATTTTTGAGAACCTGACGGAAAAGGATCTGCTGGATATTCTCAAGAACCCCAGCAATCCGGTCGTGTTAAACAAGCGCATGGACTTTGCCGCTTATGATATCGATATCCTGTTTGATGACAACGCCATGCGGCTTCTGGCCCAACATGCCTGCGAGGAGAAAACCGGCGCCCGGGGGCTGGTCAACGCCGTGGAAAAAGCCCTGCTCCCCTTTGAAAACCGGCTCCCGTCAAAGCGCATCCGTTACCTGCCCGTGACCGAGGCCGTCGTCGCCTCTCCGGATCAGGAACTCGCGCGGGTTCTCGAGGCCGATCCCCAGGAGTTGAAAAACCGGTACGAGTCAATCCGCCGGCAGGAAAAGGAAGCGCTGGCAATTCACATCCGGGATAAATGTTGCGCCCAGGCGGAGCGACACCGCTTCCCGCTGACTCCCGGACGGATCGACATCATCGCTGAATTCTACCTTAACAATATAACCGACATCGAGAACGCTTTCGACGCCGTCAGGGCTTATTTCGACGAAGCCGGACGGATTGAAGATTACTTCCAGAATCGCCTCGATCTGGCGATCATCCTTACCGATGACGCGATCGAATACATCGTCCGTCAGCATGTCCAGGGCGCCTTTGCCGGCTTTGAGCAGGTCTGTGAAAAAATGACCGCGGATTTCCGTGACGGTTTCCGGCTGCTGGCGGACAAGGCCGGCCAGGACGTCATCACCGTAAATCAACAGGCCCTCATGTTCCCCGAATCCTGGCTCAACGCGGCCATCAAAAAAGCCTTCGGCGTGCATAACAGCGGCTCCGGCCCTCAACCAGAATAA
- a CDS encoding thrombospondin type 3 repeat-containing protein — protein MKSAGSFLSPVIRALSVFVISCLIMTGGSFAANLEIDNQNSVLGGNVVFSVTINDAPNPVYAFGFEVAFDSTRLSYQSIARGDLTLNFTMLDANEYAPGVLRIGGFWVGNEIPVGSSGVLVTITFQVADCLGSNLHLQDLVDCFADLPCAPTPWTTRDGLFTCTGDGDGDGIQNAADNCPEIFNPAQTDRDNDGTGDDCDGCPDDPGKTGPGICGCGILDADTDGDGSPDCNDACPQDPDKVAPGVCGCGVPDIDSDGDGSIDCHDNCPDDPEKTEPGVCGCGTADIDTDGDGTLDCHDACPDDPAKTAPGVCGCGTAETDTDGDGTPDCRDTDDTDSDGKKDKNDNCPAVPNPGQEDADDDGTGDACDACPTDPDKIDPGDCGCGVSDKDSDGDGTADCIDGCPKDPNKTDPGVCGCGRQDIDRNGDGTVDCPGGGDSGLFGCFLNQLWQ, from the coding sequence ATGAAAAGCGCCGGGTCTTTTCTGTCGCCGGTTATCCGGGCACTATCAGTCTTCGTTATCTCTTGCTTGATCATGACCGGCGGCAGTTTCGCCGCCAATCTTGAGATTGACAACCAGAACAGCGTTCTCGGCGGTAATGTGGTTTTTTCCGTCACCATCAATGACGCGCCCAACCCGGTTTATGCTTTCGGATTTGAGGTGGCCTTCGACAGCACACGGCTATCCTATCAAAGCATTGCCAGGGGAGACCTGACCTTGAATTTTACCATGCTCGATGCCAATGAATACGCCCCCGGCGTATTACGCATCGGCGGCTTCTGGGTTGGCAATGAGATCCCGGTCGGCTCCTCCGGCGTACTGGTAACGATCACTTTTCAGGTTGCTGACTGTCTGGGCTCGAACCTCCATCTGCAGGACCTGGTCGACTGCTTCGCCGATCTTCCCTGCGCCCCCACGCCCTGGACCACCAGGGACGGCCTTTTTACCTGTACGGGCGACGGGGACGGCGACGGCATCCAGAACGCCGCGGACAACTGCCCGGAAATTTTCAACCCGGCGCAGACCGACAGGGATAACGACGGCACGGGCGACGATTGCGACGGTTGCCCGGACGACCCGGGCAAGACCGGTCCCGGTATCTGCGGGTGCGGCATTTTAGATGCCGATACGGACGGAGACGGTTCTCCCGATTGTAATGACGCCTGTCCCCAGGATCCGGACAAGGTGGCTCCGGGCGTGTGCGGCTGCGGCGTTCCCGATATAGATTCAGACGGAGACGGTTCTATCGACTGCCATGACAACTGTCCCGATGATCCGGAGAAAACAGAGCCCGGCGTCTGCGGCTGCGGCACGGCCGATATCGATACGGATGGCGACGGGACACTCGACTGCCATGACGCCTGCCCCGATGACCCGGCAAAAACAGCGCCCGGCGTCTGCGGCTGCGGCACGGCCGAAACCGACACGGACGGTGACGGCACGCCTGACTGCAGGGATACTGATGATACAGACAGCGACGGGAAGAAGGACAAGAATGACAACTGCCCGGCCGTTCCCAACCCCGGCCAGGAGGACGCTGATGACGACGGTACAGGCGATGCCTGCGACGCCTGCCCGACCGACCCGGACAAGATCGATCCGGGGGACTGCGGCTGCGGGGTGTCGGATAAGGATTCGGACGGTGACGGCACGGCGGACTGCATTGACGGCTGTCCGAAAGATCCGAACAAAACCGACCCGGGAGTATGCGGCTGCGGCAGGCAGGACATAGACAGGAACGGCGACGGCACGGTGGATTGCCCGGGAGGTGGAGATTCAGGTTTATTCGGCTGCTTCCTGAACCAGCTTTGGCAATAA
- a CDS encoding transcriptional regulator, with the protein MSRGRQLTRQWRILQRLCVSPLGVTIDELAGDVECCRRTLYRDLNALEEAGFPLYNPGTSGKKNCWAMLAPDRQDLPLPLELPEVMALYLGRDVLKILKGTFIYDNLDALFKKIQAMLPAEAMAFLKEVENNLYVRERPYKHYRKTLVSLFDALNRAIADHRAMYITYFTMSRGEDTRRRIDPYSMWYFDGSFYVIGYCHSRKDIRVFAVDRIKAFRVSAETFQRPEKFSGGEFMKTSFGVFQGKPTRVRIRFSAAVAGYVREKKWHESQVLTDNPDGSVDLEMEVAGIREIKLWILGWGAQAEVLFPEALRKEIRAEIRAMKARYK; encoded by the coding sequence ATGTCCCGGGGAAGACAATTGACCAGGCAGTGGCGGATTCTGCAGCGGTTGTGCGTTTCACCGCTGGGCGTTACCATTGATGAACTGGCCGGCGACGTTGAATGCTGCCGCCGTACCCTTTACCGGGACCTGAACGCCCTGGAGGAGGCGGGCTTTCCTCTGTATAATCCCGGCACCAGCGGTAAAAAAAACTGCTGGGCCATGCTGGCCCCGGATCGGCAGGACCTGCCGCTGCCCCTGGAGCTTCCCGAAGTCATGGCCCTTTACCTGGGGCGGGACGTGCTCAAGATCCTTAAGGGCACCTTTATCTATGACAACCTGGACGCTCTTTTTAAAAAAATTCAGGCCATGCTGCCGGCCGAGGCCATGGCTTTCCTGAAAGAGGTGGAGAACAATCTCTATGTCCGGGAACGCCCCTACAAGCACTACCGGAAAACCCTGGTCAGCCTGTTTGACGCCCTCAACCGCGCCATTGCCGATCACCGTGCCATGTACATCACTTATTTTACCATGAGCCGCGGCGAGGATACCCGGCGCCGGATAGACCCTTACAGCATGTGGTACTTTGACGGCAGTTTTTATGTCATCGGTTACTGCCACAGCCGCAAAGACATCCGGGTGTTTGCCGTCGACCGCATCAAGGCGTTCCGGGTCTCTGCCGAAACCTTTCAGCGCCCGGAAAAGTTTTCCGGCGGAGAATTCATGAAGACGAGTTTCGGCGTCTTCCAGGGTAAGCCCACCCGGGTGCGCATCCGGTTTTCCGCGGCGGTGGCCGGGTATGTCCGGGAAAAGAAATGGCACGAGTCCCAGGTTCTGACGGATAACCCCGACGGCTCCGTTGACCTGGAGATGGAGGTGGCCGGCATCCGGGAAATCAAGCTCTGGATCCTGGGCTGGGGCGCCCAGGCCGAGGTCCTTTTCCCCGAGGCCCTGCGAAAGGAGATCCGGGCCGAGATCCGGGCCATGAAAGCCCGATATAAATAG
- a CDS encoding TetR/AcrR family transcriptional regulator — MKPKKTKRSPVAGKKERPRNADHGSKSDATKAMIINAARKVFARHPYHKASIRMIAEEGGFLFSLINHYFTKSELFGAVAAAVSEELLTDFISWLKDIQGLPPEKGFSLFLDRALDYFFEKPDMLQILMKNAGEAGSKDMAPAFESFSKYVFTGGGILVNELRMEKSVDNIVVWVYGVLNLLINFVGAAPYHCKVLNMDPSGEDFRKWVKNCLVYLFTPTLKDLFPPRRKTVKTKG; from the coding sequence ATGAAACCGAAAAAGACAAAGCGCTCTCCTGTCGCCGGCAAAAAAGAACGCCCCCGAAACGCGGATCATGGTTCGAAAAGCGACGCCACCAAAGCCATGATCATCAACGCGGCCCGCAAGGTGTTCGCGCGCCATCCCTACCATAAGGCCAGCATCCGCATGATCGCCGAAGAAGGCGGTTTTCTCTTTTCCCTGATCAACCACTATTTCACCAAGTCGGAACTGTTCGGCGCCGTGGCCGCGGCGGTAAGCGAAGAACTGCTCACGGATTTTATTTCCTGGCTCAAGGATATCCAGGGCCTGCCGCCGGAGAAAGGGTTTTCCCTGTTTCTGGACCGGGCGCTGGATTATTTTTTTGAAAAGCCGGACATGCTTCAGATCCTGATGAAAAACGCCGGGGAGGCGGGCTCCAAGGACATGGCCCCGGCCTTTGAATCGTTTTCCAAATACGTGTTCACCGGCGGAGGGATCCTGGTCAATGAGCTCCGGATGGAAAAAAGCGTGGACAATATCGTCGTCTGGGTCTACGGCGTGCTGAATCTGCTGATCAACTTCGTGGGAGCCGCTCCCTATCACTGCAAGGTGCTCAACATGGACCCCAGCGGCGAAGATTTTCGCAAGTGGGTCAAAAACTGCCTGGTCTATCTGTTTACCCCGACCCTCAAAGACCTGTTCCCGCCCCGGAGAAAAACCGTCAAAACAAAAGGCTGA
- a CDS encoding ArsB/NhaD family transporter, which produces MKNRLLFSFSLGLLAALLLIPCFNVSAASEAPSGMEKVFISGEILDSHKEPVREAEVGVLINGEPHPLIVEHREVEQTETSSHGVYKLAFDVPPGTIDTARIQLALSKTSYRSTTIDFTAEDFARKDGSFYAVKDKEMPRSIGPAFWIATIVFLLAYALISFELLHRTMAAMLGAALMLLLTYTFGTLNHDYHIISFERAMESIDMNVIFLLMGMMIIVGVLKHTGVFQWCAYMSFKIARGNVMALAIISMFFIAVTSAFLDNVTTMLLYTPVLIEIALALKISPLALLIPGIMASNVGGTATLIGDPPNIMIGSYTGLSFMQFVTNLTLICVVAMAALAFYNRFFYGKAYANAKVEDIDGFIAFLKEEYKITDKTLLGYGLFIMALVVSFFITHGFWHMEVCIPALFGAGLLFTYAILTKKVDMLHLIEKDIEWTTLLFFIFLFVIVGAVEEAGLLSVIADWVLNLSQGNLTIAICLILWVSAIMSAFVDNIPFTATMLPITAYLTKVIPGAESNVLWWALALGACFGGNGTMIGASANVVTVGIAEAAGHKISFFSFMKYAFLYMIISVAIANVWLLVAY; this is translated from the coding sequence ATGAAAAACCGTTTGCTCTTTTCGTTCAGTCTGGGATTGCTGGCCGCGCTGCTTCTGATTCCCTGTTTCAACGTGTCCGCCGCTTCGGAAGCGCCTTCAGGGATGGAAAAAGTTTTTATTTCCGGTGAAATCCTCGATTCCCACAAGGAGCCTGTCAGGGAGGCGGAAGTGGGGGTGTTGATTAACGGCGAGCCCCATCCGCTTATCGTCGAGCACCGGGAAGTTGAGCAAACCGAAACATCATCCCACGGCGTCTATAAACTGGCGTTCGATGTTCCGCCGGGGACCATCGATACGGCCAGAATCCAGCTGGCCCTGTCCAAGACGAGCTACCGCTCGACCACCATTGATTTTACGGCCGAGGACTTCGCCCGTAAAGACGGCAGTTTCTATGCCGTCAAGGACAAGGAAATGCCCCGGTCCATCGGCCCGGCCTTCTGGATCGCCACCATCGTCTTTCTGCTCGCCTACGCCCTGATATCCTTCGAACTGCTCCACCGGACCATGGCGGCCATGCTGGGGGCGGCCCTCATGCTCCTGCTGACCTATACCTTCGGCACCCTCAATCACGACTATCACATCATCTCCTTTGAACGGGCCATGGAATCCATCGACATGAACGTCATCTTCCTGCTCATGGGGATGATGATCATCGTGGGGGTACTCAAGCACACCGGCGTTTTCCAGTGGTGCGCCTACATGTCCTTCAAGATCGCCCGGGGCAATGTCATGGCCCTGGCCATCATCTCCATGTTCTTCATCGCCGTCACCTCGGCATTTCTGGACAACGTCACCACCATGCTCCTTTACACCCCGGTGCTGATCGAAATCGCCCTGGCCCTCAAGATCTCGCCGCTGGCCCTCCTGATTCCGGGGATTATGGCGTCCAACGTCGGCGGTACCGCCACCCTTATCGGCGATCCGCCCAACATCATGATCGGTTCCTACACCGGGCTTTCCTTCATGCAGTTTGTCACCAACCTGACCCTTATCTGCGTCGTCGCCATGGCGGCACTGGCCTTCTATAACCGGTTCTTTTACGGCAAGGCCTATGCCAATGCCAAGGTGGAAGACATCGACGGTTTCATCGCCTTTTTAAAAGAAGAGTATAAAATCACCGACAAGACCCTGCTGGGATACGGCCTGTTCATCATGGCCCTGGTGGTCTCCTTCTTTATCACCCACGGTTTCTGGCATATGGAGGTCTGCATCCCCGCCCTGTTCGGCGCCGGGCTCCTGTTTACCTACGCCATCCTGACCAAAAAGGTGGACATGCTGCACCTGATCGAAAAGGACATTGAATGGACCACCCTGCTCTTCTTCATCTTCCTGTTCGTCATCGTCGGCGCGGTTGAAGAGGCCGGCCTGCTGTCGGTCATCGCCGACTGGGTGCTGAACCTGTCCCAGGGTAACCTGACCATCGCCATCTGCCTCATTCTCTGGGTTTCGGCCATTATGAGCGCCTTTGTCGACAACATTCCCTTCACCGCCACCATGCTGCCCATCACCGCCTATCTGACCAAGGTCATCCCGGGCGCGGAATCCAATGTCCTCTGGTGGGCCCTGGCCCTGGGCGCCTGTTTCGGCGGCAACGGCACCATGATCGGCGCCAGCGCCAACGTGGTCACCGTGGGTATCGCCGAAGCCGCCGGGCACAAGATCAGTTTCTTTTCGTTCATGAAGTACGCTTTCCTGTATATGATCATATCCGTAGCCATTGCCAATGTCTGGCTGCTGGTCGCCTATTAA
- a CDS encoding thermonuclease family protein yields the protein MARTIAVSLALILFPFFSLLSADDFLSGKVVGISDGDTITVLDGQAQRKIRLYGIDCPESRQDFGTRARQFTSDLVFNKPVRVAGQGTDRYGRVVGLVYTGAICVNEEILRAGLAWVYDEYCQIPLCAAWKNLEERAREQGAGLWRHPDPVPPWEFRRNSRETASNHTPARETGAVIYHGNTGSMIFHQPSCRSYNCRNCSAVFGSREEAIRAGFRPCGACRP from the coding sequence ATGGCAAGAACGATCGCCGTATCGCTGGCGTTGATCCTTTTCCCCTTTTTTTCCCTTCTTTCCGCCGATGATTTTCTGTCCGGTAAAGTTGTCGGCATCTCCGACGGTGATACCATAACGGTGCTGGATGGCCAGGCACAGCGGAAAATTCGTCTGTACGGGATCGACTGCCCGGAGTCACGGCAGGATTTCGGGACCCGGGCCAGACAGTTCACGTCGGATCTGGTGTTTAATAAGCCGGTCCGGGTGGCAGGCCAGGGCACGGACCGTTACGGCCGTGTGGTCGGACTGGTTTATACCGGGGCGATCTGCGTCAATGAGGAAATCCTCCGGGCGGGCCTGGCCTGGGTTTACGACGAGTATTGTCAAATCCCTCTCTGCGCCGCGTGGAAAAACCTGGAGGAACGGGCCAGGGAGCAGGGCGCCGGCCTGTGGCGTCATCCCGATCCGGTGCCGCCCTGGGAGTTTCGACGTAATTCGCGGGAGACCGCTTCCAATCATACACCTGCACGGGAAACCGGCGCGGTCATCTATCACGGCAATACCGGCTCCATGATATTCCATCAACCGTCGTGCCGGAGCTACAACTGTCGAAACTGTTCCGCTGTGTTCGGCTCCCGGGAGGAGGCGATCAGGGCGGGGTTCCGGCCATGCGGGGCGTGCAGGCCGTAA